Genomic DNA from Magnolia sinica isolate HGM2019 chromosome 4, MsV1, whole genome shotgun sequence:
AGTTTAGTTTGCTGTTGTGAAATAAATTGGTGCCACTCCAATTTTGCCATCTTCTCTTCACTGAATTGAGTTATTGATATTCAGTTTGTTTTAACATCCAAATGCACCATAAACGCTTTCAAGTAATTGTGTTTCTTTTGCAGTTTGACAGTTTGTGATACTTACCTTTAGACGTCATATGATTTTTAAGCTATGGATTAATCCCTGTATGAAGGTGTTTTCATGTAATGTAACGCAATTTTTTTCAATGTCCAGAACTGGGCGCTCTTTCATTCTCTGTGATTTCATGAGGGCGGATCGTATTTGTTGAAATGGCAAGTTATTTAGGAAGAGGATCGCCTTCAAATGGCTCAGTGTATGTTTGTAACTTGCCCCCTGGAACTGACGAGAGTATGCTGGCAGAGTTTTTTGGCACCATAGGGTTGCTAAAGGTAGGGAGTTCCATCAGGTATCATTTTAGTCCACACTTCATTGTAGTTTTGCTAAATTTTGGTAGAGTTTCTAATCTTACACGTGCATCCCCAATCTTACACATGACACCACATCTAAGAGATCCAAGCTGCTGACTGGGGGATGCGATAATGTCCAAAAAGTGCCAGCTGGACCGTCCTAATCTTTGGATTTGTGGAAAAGGTGGATGTCCAAAAAGAGTTGACCAACAGTCAACATTGAATGCTCTATTCAGTGGTAAGGATTGTCCAACTGCCCTGGTTTTGGACTTGGTCACATCCATCATtgggaccacctgatgagtgaccCGGATTTCGTACAAGCCCCTTTTACCTGAGATCGACATGTAAGATTATCATTCTTCTTgccttcaaaaaaagaaaaagaaaaaagaaaaagattagcaTTTTTCTTAGTATGCAAAATCAATGTCTATtctttatttattaattaatattattttttttgtgttcAGGAAAGTTAATAAATCCTGATATTTCCTTTCCAATTTGTTGTAAAACTTACAGAAAGATAGAAGGACTGGACAACCAAAGATCTGGTTATATAGAGATAAAGTAACTGGCGAACCAAAGGGCGATGCAACAGTTACATATGAAGATCCACATGCAGCATTTGCTGCTGTGGAATGGTTTAACGAAAAGGATTTTCATGGAAGCATTATTGGAGTACATATAGCTGAGTCAAAGACCAAAGATTCAGTTGACAATTCATATAACTTGGGCATTGCTAATCAACTGGATCATGCCGGAGAACCAAGTGTAGATGGCGATTTTGGCGGCCAAGGGGAAGATGCTGGGGATTTGAATGGGGTTGGAGGAAGAGGTGGAGGACGGGGTGATGCTGCAGGAAAAGCATGGCAACAGGATGGAGATTGGTTGTGTCCGAAtacaaggtctgtgatgtgacaTTGGTGAGCAGCTCTTTCTTGCACTTTAGACccttctactttatttttggtgcaTTGTTTGTTATGAAAGATATATAATTGGATCCCTTGTGCCATTTTCTAGCAGCTGTGCAAATGTAAACTTTGCTTTCCGTGGTGTCTGTAATCGCTGTGGAACTGCTCGTCCTGCTGGCGCCTCTGGCACAGGTGCAGGGAGTGGTGGTCGAGGGAGGGGCCGCAGCAACAATGACTCTGGGGGCCGTGgccgtgctgctgctgctggtggtcCTACAGGGCTTTTTGGTCCAAATGACTGGCCCTGTCCAATGTAAGGCTATCTTGTTTTTAGAATTTGAATTTGCATATTTTTAGGACTTGTTGAAACAATTTCTAGGATTGACTTTCGAGAGGCTGCTTATTTCGTGATTCCTTTCTCCCCTCGACTtacatattttattattttatcataAACTAGATTTTGAAAAGGTCTATGTACTTTTTGCATGAATTGTATTACAATGTATACTTTTGTTTATTTTGCAGATGCGTTCTGTAGTTACTTTGTATATTATATGATTTCTGTGTACCATTTCAATGTGTTTGCTAAAAGGTATAGTACCATTGGAACTTTGATTGTTTgggagctttcttcttcttcttcttcttcttctttttttcttttcttttggagcTATTTATTCATAATAAAAATCCTTTCTGCGCTTTCCTGTTCATATATATAAGATTTGATTTCAGGTTTTTAACTTATTTTTCATAGTTTCATAGGCTATTTAAGGTTCCTTTTGCCTTCGGTGCTGTAGTAGTAACTCATTTGGATTTCATTGCATTGGTTCTCGTCATTTTCTGTAATTATACCACTATATTTCCTTCTTTATTCTTTGATATTTTATCCATCTTGAGGTTTCATAGTAGTTTTGGACTATGGTTTTTATAAATTCTTTATAAAACCAATGGCCATGTCAAGAAAATGTGTGGACAACTTTTCAATGGATATGTCTAGAGCCTTTTTATTTACAGAATCTCATCTCTGATGGATGATTTTGGGATCTTTTCATCAAGAGCTATATTTCTTAAATTGGAAGtagggtgtcccgtatccgttacgatacggccgtatcggccgatacgtaatggtaacggtcggcaccgttacgcgatacggggtcgaaatggccgttacggaattctgtgaccgtaacggctgttacaggccaaaaaagaaaaaaagaaaaaaagaaaaaaaatggggaaaaaaaagcatacctttttttaatttcttttcttcttcgtcctcttcttcttcttctcgcccTGCTGCGACTGCGGCTGCgggcctcctcttccttcttcttcttcttcttcttcctctctctctctctctctctctctctctctctctctctctctctctccctctttagattttcggtttccctctctctcccgtcTTTTTCGTTTGAAATTGGAAGCCCTCTCTCTCCCGTCTTTTTCGTCTGATATCGGAAGCTGATtcactggtgtaccacacaacagctatagctatatagctactgtaggtacgtgtcatgctaaaacgagcactgacactcctcgagctctgagttgtacaaacgattcaaaggagatcaaagttacatgggctccacagtgatgtatttgttatatctacaccgttcatctatttttaga
This window encodes:
- the LOC131242966 gene encoding transcription initiation factor TFIID subunit 15-like isoform X1, whose protein sequence is MASYLGRGSPSNGSVYVCNLPPGTDESMLAEFFGTIGLLKKDRRTGQPKIWLYRDKVTGEPKGDATVTYEDPHAAFAAVEWFNEKDFHGSIIGVHIAESKTKDSVDNSYNLGIANQLDHAGEPSVDGDFGGQGEDAGDLNGVGGRGGGRGDAAGKAWQQDGDWLCPNTSSCANVNFAFRGVCNRCGTARPAGASGTGAGSGGRGRGRSNNDSGGRGRAAAAGGPTGLFGPNDWPCPMCGNINWAKRTKCNICNTNKPGHNEGGVRGGRAGGYKELDEEEIEETRRRRREAEEDDGEMYDEFGNLKKKFRAKMQQVESGQILPGSGRAGWEVEELGMTERDGRERSKDRGRDHGERESSKNWERDGYMHKGERHRSRSRERDRDREKERGRDRDRDRDRDQEYDHDRGREHGRERDRRREWHSEIKVA
- the LOC131242966 gene encoding transcription initiation factor TFIID subunit 15-like isoform X4 produces the protein MASYLGRGSPSNGSVYVCNLPPGTDESMLAEFFGTIGLLKKDRRTGQPKIWLYRDKVTGEPKGDATVTYEDPHAAFAAVEWFNEKDFHGSIIGVHIAESKTKDSVDNSYNLGIANQLDHAGEPSVDGDFGGQGEDAGDLNGVGGRGGGRGDAAGKAWQQDGDWLCPNTSSCANVNFAFRGVCNRCGTARPAGASGTGAGSGGRGRGRSNNDSGGRGRAAAAGGPTGLFGPNDWPCPMCGNINWAKRTKCNICNTNKPGHNEGGVRGGRAGGYKELDEEEIEETRRRRREAEEDDGEMYDEFGNLKKKFRAKMQQVESGQILPGSGRAGWEVEELGMTERDGRERSKDRGRDHGERESSKNWERDGYMHKGERHRSRSRERDRDREKERGRDRDRDRDRDQEYDHDRGREHGRERDRRRE
- the LOC131242966 gene encoding transcription initiation factor TFIID subunit 15-like isoform X2, which translates into the protein MASYLGRGSPSNGSVYVCNLPPGTDESMLAEFFGTIGLLKKDRRTGQPKIWLYRDKVTGEPKGDATVTYEDPHAAFAAVEWFNEKDFHGSIIGVHIAESKTKDSVDNSYNLGIANQLDHAGEPSVDGDFGGQGEDAGDLNGVGGRGGGRGDAAGKAWQQDGDWLCPNTSCANVNFAFRGVCNRCGTARPAGASGTGAGSGGRGRGRSNNDSGGRGRAAAAGGPTGLFGPNDWPCPMCGNINWAKRTKCNICNTNKPGHNEGGVRGGRAGGYKELDEEEIEETRRRRREAEEDDGEMYDEFGNLKKKFRAKMQQVESGQILPGSGRAGWEVEELGMTERDGRERSKDRGRDHGERESSKNWERDGYMHKGERHRSRSRERDRDREKERGRDRDRDRDRDQEYDHDRGREHGRERDRRREWHSEIKVA
- the LOC131242966 gene encoding transcription initiation factor TFIID subunit 15-like isoform X3, whose amino-acid sequence is MASYLGRGSPSNGSVYVCNLPPGTDESMLAEFFGTIGLLKKDRRTGQPKIWLYRDKVTGEPKGDATVTYEDPHAAFAAVEWFNEKDFHGSIIGVHIAESKTKDSVDNSYNLGIANQLDHAGEPSVDGDFGGQGEDAGDLNGVGGRGGGRGDAAGKAWQQDGDWLCPNTSSCANVNFAFRGVCNRCGTARPAGASGTGAGSGGRGRGRSNNDSGGRGRAAAAGGPTGLFGPNDWPCPMCGNINWAKRTKCNICNTNKPGHNEGGVRGGRAGGYKELDEEEIEETRRRRREAEEDDGEMYDEFGNLKKKFRAKMQQVESGQILPGSGRAGWEVEELGMTERDGRERSKDRGRDHGERESSKNWERDGYMHKGERHRSRSRERDRDREKERGRDRDRDRDRDQEYDHDRGREHGRERDRRREW